A stretch of Janibacter endophyticus DNA encodes these proteins:
- a CDS encoding DUF5926 family protein — MGKASRRKKSEGGKVKVAPAPYVARPFEGLPAETDWVAAHEIIPAATATLTLKGDAVPEGAPETVTLATVLPMAWAALHRADGAILLASQSGSSSGDASRDLAASLVAAIEAEPGNPVPSAPRATAATPRLQDLLDLDAPFELKVHEGFDFWVGEDELDAEGRASLDRANETVVPTQAMTGAPSAYWCKIGERTYIRWILGDDEDAATTALARLAAAGESELGEGNKLLGAFRAGGLLVPVWEVPADSQAADHEDALAAMQERYQAALAREESLTPDERRARAGLTSRQVTLR; from the coding sequence ATGGGCAAGGCATCACGACGCAAGAAGTCCGAGGGCGGCAAGGTCAAGGTCGCTCCGGCGCCGTACGTCGCGCGACCCTTCGAGGGACTCCCCGCGGAGACCGACTGGGTCGCCGCGCACGAGATCATCCCGGCGGCCACCGCGACGCTCACCCTCAAGGGTGACGCCGTGCCCGAGGGCGCGCCGGAGACGGTGACGCTCGCGACCGTCCTGCCCATGGCATGGGCGGCACTGCACCGCGCCGACGGCGCGATCCTCCTCGCCAGCCAGTCCGGCAGCAGCAGCGGCGACGCCAGCCGCGACCTCGCCGCCTCGCTCGTCGCCGCGATCGAGGCTGAGCCCGGCAACCCCGTGCCTTCCGCACCCCGCGCCACCGCCGCCACCCCCCGGCTCCAGGACCTCCTCGACCTCGACGCTCCCTTCGAGCTCAAGGTCCACGAGGGCTTCGACTTCTGGGTCGGCGAGGACGAGCTCGACGCCGAGGGCCGCGCCTCGCTCGACCGCGCCAACGAGACGGTCGTCCCCACCCAGGCCATGACCGGCGCCCCGTCGGCCTACTGGTGCAAGATCGGCGAGCGCACCTACATCCGCTGGATCCTCGGCGACGACGAGGACGCCGCGACGACCGCGCTGGCCCGCCTCGCCGCGGCCGGCGAGTCCGAGCTCGGCGAGGGCAACAAGCTGCTCGGCGCCTTCCGCGCCGGCGGGCTGCTCGTCCCCGTCTGGGAGGTCCCCGCCGACAGCCAGGCCGCCGACCACGAGGACGCCCTCGCCGCGATGCAGGAGCGCTACCAGGCTGCCCTGGCCCGCGAGGAGTCCCTCACCCCCGACGAGCGACGCGCACGCGCCGGCCTGACCTCGCGCCAGGTCACCCTCCGCTGA
- a CDS encoding DUF4232 domain-containing protein → MRLTRPRPARVAWWIVGLTLLALFVVGGLGAGIMPSWGSSCPGGGECDLPALRSLVIAAWVVHGIALTGLAGGMFAVGRTRPESPEGDGITDEHEAGPWRHALLATGFVAVTNAITAGALGIAMLLGAFMVGAVVAAWWVGLTVFLDALDRLCRPHSDRRGSWWRALAVSSLTVAMLWVLPVLVVGVEQRGWSEAFLIADVLVAGAAGLGTLWSRLADGGPREGAVPHRQRVVAVAAAGSLALPIALVVSTDLDSGTRVRAGELLGDLLNPYPGEVVAGPEPTPTPTPSPEPTPGPTPTGLTTPTPTTPSTPACTPEDLVVTVAGDDRGLSAATMSIVVISTSEAACTVEGYPELRLADSSDEVALAVMGVDHSFDGEEVAPQTLTLEPGDVARSVAWWRERPPGQTLEGTERALAVGLGGVEDPATGTSPAWMPVVLADDVVHGLTDGSRVRIEPWRAVPRD, encoded by the coding sequence GTGCGCCTGACCCGACCTCGACCGGCCCGCGTGGCGTGGTGGATCGTCGGGCTCACGCTGCTCGCGCTCTTCGTCGTCGGGGGACTCGGCGCGGGGATCATGCCGAGCTGGGGGAGCAGCTGCCCGGGCGGCGGCGAGTGCGACCTCCCGGCGCTGCGCTCGCTCGTCATCGCCGCGTGGGTCGTCCACGGCATCGCGCTCACCGGCCTCGCGGGCGGGATGTTCGCCGTCGGCCGGACCCGGCCCGAGTCGCCCGAGGGTGACGGCATCACCGACGAGCACGAGGCCGGGCCGTGGCGGCACGCCCTGCTCGCCACCGGCTTCGTCGCCGTCACGAACGCCATCACCGCGGGTGCGCTCGGCATCGCCATGCTGCTCGGCGCCTTCATGGTCGGCGCGGTCGTCGCAGCGTGGTGGGTCGGGCTGACGGTCTTCCTCGACGCCCTCGACCGGCTCTGCCGCCCCCACTCCGACCGGCGCGGCTCGTGGTGGCGCGCGCTCGCCGTCTCCTCTCTCACCGTCGCGATGCTCTGGGTGCTGCCGGTCCTCGTTGTCGGGGTGGAGCAGCGCGGGTGGAGCGAGGCCTTCCTCATCGCCGACGTGCTCGTCGCGGGAGCCGCCGGTCTGGGCACCCTCTGGTCGCGGCTCGCCGACGGCGGCCCGCGCGAGGGTGCTGTGCCGCACCGGCAGCGGGTGGTCGCGGTGGCGGCCGCCGGAAGCCTCGCCCTGCCCATCGCCCTCGTCGTCTCCACCGACCTCGACAGCGGCACCCGGGTCCGCGCCGGCGAGCTCCTCGGCGACCTGCTCAACCCCTACCCGGGCGAGGTCGTGGCGGGACCCGAGCCGACGCCGACGCCCACCCCTTCGCCAGAGCCGACACCCGGCCCCACCCCCACGGGACTCACCACGCCGACGCCGACCACCCCGTCGACCCCGGCCTGCACGCCCGAGGACCTCGTCGTCACCGTCGCCGGCGACGACCGTGGGCTGAGTGCCGCGACGATGTCCATCGTCGTCATCAGCACGAGCGAGGCCGCCTGCACCGTCGAGGGCTACCCCGAGCTGCGGCTGGCCGACTCCTCCGACGAGGTCGCGCTGGCGGTCATGGGCGTCGACCACAGCTTCGACGGCGAGGAGGTCGCCCCGCAGACACTCACCCTCGAGCCCGGCGACGTCGCCCGCAGCGTCGCGTGGTGGCGCGAGCGGCCGCCCGGCCAGACCCTCGAGGGCACCGAACGCGCCCTCGCCGTCGGACTCGGCGGTGTCGAGGACCCGGCGACCGGCACCAGCCCCGCGTGGATGCCGGTGGTGCTCGCCGACGACGTGGTCCACGGGCTCACCGACGGCTCCCGTGTCCGGATCGAGCCCTGGCGCGCCGTCCCCCGCGACTGA
- a CDS encoding ATP-binding protein, which translates to MSETGTDEHERPLINEFGAGPGDGQARTVRAQWHLDAIPVIRQALNDDLRAREMPDEIIEEAELVVTELVTNAFRHAKPLADQCVRVHWKVRGEVCEVEVSDGGGDSTPVPAAPAVWATAGRGLRIVRSLAHEWGVSEEDKRVTVWASLGGPSRRRVGS; encoded by the coding sequence GTGAGCGAGACCGGCACGGACGAGCACGAGCGTCCCCTGATCAACGAGTTCGGCGCCGGCCCCGGCGACGGCCAGGCCCGCACCGTCCGCGCCCAGTGGCACCTCGACGCCATCCCGGTGATCCGCCAGGCGCTCAACGACGACCTGCGCGCCCGCGAGATGCCCGACGAGATCATCGAGGAGGCCGAGCTCGTCGTCACCGAGCTCGTGACCAACGCCTTCCGCCACGCCAAGCCGCTCGCCGACCAGTGCGTGCGTGTCCACTGGAAGGTCCGCGGCGAGGTCTGCGAGGTCGAGGTCAGCGACGGCGGCGGCGACAGCACCCCCGTCCCGGCCGCGCCCGCCGTCTGGGCCACCGCCGGCCGCGGTCTGCGCATCGTGCGCAGCCTCGCCCACGAGTGGGGCGTCAGCGAGGAGGACAAGCGGGTCACCGTCTGGGCCTCCCTCGGCGGCCCGTCGCGCCGACGCGTCGGCAGCTGA
- a CDS encoding pirin family protein: MPAITVDNILTLPRVELPGPDAVSRPVLTVSTAPKGFEGEGFPVRRAFAGVPMERLDPFIHMDQMGEVEYAPLEPRGTSWHPHRGFETVTYIIDGSFDHEDTHGGGGTITNGDTQWMTAGSGLLHIEAPPEQLVMSGGLFHGIQLWVNLPSTMKMSDPRYQDIRSTEVGLLSSHDGGTLLRVIAGSLGGHDGPGITHTPISLVHATVAPGARLELPWRKDFNALVYVLSGKGVVGPERRPFREGQLAVFGPGDTLELAAHDNQDERSPSLELLILGGRPIREPVAAYGPFVMNTRDELIAAFEDFQSGRLGVIPKKPRVRPAMEVVAEAGNQPGHHVL, encoded by the coding sequence ATGCCCGCGATCACCGTCGACAACATCCTCACGCTCCCCCGCGTCGAGCTGCCCGGCCCCGACGCCGTGAGCCGCCCGGTGCTCACCGTCTCCACGGCCCCCAAGGGCTTCGAGGGTGAGGGCTTCCCCGTGCGCCGCGCCTTCGCCGGCGTGCCGATGGAGCGGCTCGACCCCTTCATCCACATGGACCAGATGGGCGAGGTCGAGTACGCGCCGCTCGAGCCGCGCGGCACGAGCTGGCACCCGCACCGTGGCTTCGAGACGGTCACGTACATCATCGACGGCTCCTTCGACCACGAGGACACCCACGGCGGTGGGGGCACGATCACCAACGGCGACACCCAGTGGATGACCGCCGGCTCCGGGCTGCTGCACATCGAGGCGCCGCCCGAGCAGCTCGTCATGAGCGGCGGCCTCTTCCACGGCATCCAGCTGTGGGTCAACCTGCCGAGCACGATGAAGATGTCCGACCCGCGCTACCAGGACATCCGCTCCACCGAGGTCGGCCTGCTCTCGAGCCACGACGGCGGCACCCTGCTGCGCGTCATCGCCGGCTCGCTCGGCGGGCACGACGGCCCTGGCATCACGCACACGCCGATCTCGCTGGTCCACGCGACGGTCGCCCCCGGCGCGCGTCTCGAGCTGCCGTGGCGCAAGGACTTCAACGCGCTCGTCTACGTCCTTTCGGGCAAGGGTGTCGTCGGCCCGGAGCGGCGTCCCTTCCGCGAGGGGCAGCTGGCGGTCTTCGGCCCGGGCGACACGCTCGAGCTGGCCGCCCACGACAACCAGGACGAGCGCAGCCCGAGTCTCGAGCTGCTCATCCTCGGCGGCCGCCCGATCCGCGAGCCCGTCGCCGCCTACGGCCCCTTCGTCATGAACACGCGCGACGAGCTCATCGCCGCCTTCGAGGACTTCCAGTCCGGTCGCCTCGGGGTCATCCCGAAGAAGCCGCGCGTCCGCCCGGCCATGGAGGTCGTCGCGGAGGCCGGCAACCAGCCCGGCCACCACGTCCTCTGA